The proteins below come from a single Campylobacter sp. CCUG 57310 genomic window:
- a CDS encoding DUF3137 domain-containing protein, protein MKTLLELEKERKLILSKFFSYRIAATLAIFICVFYVLNQIFTQIPPSMHIGFLQGRNLGQILALAISLFLAYVAYDNLFFYFARQEKHEFARKYKKFYLESYLNSLGFNYDMHSHVNLFYIMQSRLFFIITKDYGNDLVSGEIDGVKFSFSDLTLEGKDSFVNPITGESDDRALMFFKGLFFVASFNKKIDSKTFVLSHGKPDEPSAKEIIVDNAEFNELFKVYTTDIQNAMYILTPVLMESIVKLAKNMRVPIGISFVAERIYIKINRGIDSFEPDIHQSIVSKNLDKRIAADLNSLFNIIRILKLNHIYN, encoded by the coding sequence TTGAAAACCCTACTTGAGCTTGAAAAAGAGCGAAAGCTCATACTTTCTAAATTTTTCTCATATCGCATAGCGGCTACTTTAGCGATATTTATCTGCGTTTTTTACGTCCTTAATCAAATTTTTACTCAAATTCCACCAAGTATGCACATAGGCTTTTTGCAAGGTAGAAATTTAGGTCAAATTTTAGCTCTTGCAATTTCGCTTTTTCTTGCTTATGTGGCTTATGATAACCTGTTTTTTTATTTTGCTCGGCAAGAAAAGCACGAATTTGCAAGGAAGTATAAGAAATTTTATCTTGAAAGCTATCTTAATTCGCTTGGGTTTAACTACGACATGCATAGCCACGTAAATTTATTTTATATAATGCAAAGCAGGCTGTTTTTTATCATTACAAAAGATTACGGCAACGACCTAGTAAGCGGCGAGATAGACGGCGTTAAATTTAGCTTTAGCGACCTTACGCTTGAGGGCAAAGACAGCTTTGTAAATCCGATCACAGGCGAGAGTGATGATAGGGCTTTGATGTTTTTTAAGGGGTTATTTTTCGTAGCGAGTTTTAATAAAAAGATAGATTCAAAGACTTTTGTGCTATCTCATGGCAAGCCCGATGAGCCTTCGGCTAAAGAAATTATCGTCGATAATGCTGAATTTAACGAGCTTTTTAAGGTATATACGACCGATATTCAAAACGCGATGTATATCTTAACTCCTGTGCTAATGGAGTCCATAGTAAAGCTTGCTAAAAACATGAGAGTTCCTATCGGAATAAGCTTTGTCGCAGAGAGAATTTACATCAAGATAAACAGAGGTATCGATAGCTTTGAGCCTGATATCCATCAAAGTATCGTTAGTAAAAATTTGGATAAAA
- a CDS encoding aryl-sulfate sulfotransferase produces MRKISLVCAALALSLPLATLIVAPIPANSGVLAHQIKVQGELGRVYINPYDVAPLTAIVDRAGKDITDIHVRVLGKPNGGVDINYNVSQNALLNHDGVPIWGLYPDYLNQVEVSYTFKGEKKKEMYKIYAQPIVTLSRDFRFEHMQKRVPKKVAPDFKDRLYLINNTITGIHKPFDWSKGSGGAASWNDYTENYIIDTAGEVRWYLDYAKFYDRRERNVENTGMMMGFHQLPNGDLSFGMSQKYMRYDLMGKQVYERILPRGYIDLSHEVLPIKGDHLLLRVGKYNYHHKDGQISHTVRDHIIELDGTGKVVNEWDLNEIFGNNVYRSNLIKALDPRAVCLNIDMNAKQIDVSSDAPFGDKIGTGTGHNWAHVNSISYDAVDEGIILSLRHQGIVKIGKDKKVKWILASPEGWSDDFKAKVLVPVDKNGKKIKCENSKCESDFDWSWTQHTAWLTGRYENKGNIKHISVFDNGDGRGMEQPVFKEDKYSRAVEYKIDEKNLTVEQTWEFGKERGFEFYSAVTSNTEWQKDKKTYYISSSNVNLLRPDKTIKMVLIEIDPKTNEIKFEMDVESASRDDVAYRSLVINPNIFEY; encoded by the coding sequence ATGAGAAAAATTTCCTTAGTTTGTGCAGCACTTGCACTCTCTTTACCTCTTGCTACTTTGATTGTAGCGCCTATTCCTGCAAATTCCGGAGTATTGGCTCATCAGATAAAAGTTCAAGGAGAGCTCGGAAGAGTTTATATCAATCCTTATGATGTAGCGCCATTGACGGCTATAGTCGATCGGGCAGGCAAAGATATAACGGATATCCATGTGCGCGTACTTGGCAAACCAAACGGAGGAGTTGATATCAACTACAATGTCTCACAAAATGCTCTTTTGAACCATGACGGAGTGCCTATTTGGGGATTATATCCTGATTACTTGAACCAAGTTGAGGTAAGTTATACATTTAAAGGCGAAAAGAAAAAAGAGATGTATAAAATTTACGCTCAACCGATTGTAACCTTAAGCCGCGATTTTAGATTTGAACATATGCAAAAGAGAGTTCCAAAGAAAGTTGCGCCTGATTTTAAGGATAGGTTGTATCTTATAAATAACACTATTACGGGCATACATAAGCCTTTTGACTGGAGTAAGGGAAGTGGCGGTGCTGCTAGCTGGAATGACTACACGGAAAACTATATCATTGATACTGCAGGTGAAGTTAGATGGTATCTTGACTACGCCAAATTTTACGATCGCCGCGAGAGAAATGTCGAAAATACAGGTATGATGATGGGCTTTCATCAACTTCCAAACGGCGATCTAAGCTTTGGAATGTCGCAAAAATATATGCGATATGACCTCATGGGCAAGCAAGTCTATGAGAGAATTTTACCGCGCGGATATATAGATCTAAGCCATGAAGTTTTGCCGATTAAGGGCGATCATTTATTGCTTCGTGTAGGCAAATACAACTATCATCACAAAGACGGCCAAATTTCACACACCGTGCGTGATCATATCATCGAGCTTGACGGTACGGGTAAAGTTGTAAACGAGTGGGATTTAAACGAAATTTTTGGAAACAATGTCTATAGAAGCAATCTTATAAAAGCACTTGATCCTCGTGCAGTTTGTCTAAACATCGACATGAACGCAAAGCAGATTGACGTTAGCTCAGACGCTCCATTTGGCGACAAGATCGGCACCGGTACAGGACATAATTGGGCGCACGTAAACTCTATCTCTTATGATGCAGTTGATGAGGGTATTATTCTCTCTCTTCGCCACCAAGGAATCGTAAAAATCGGCAAAGATAAAAAGGTCAAATGGATATTGGCAAGTCCCGAAGGATGGAGCGATGACTTTAAGGCTAAAGTCTTGGTTCCTGTTGATAAAAACGGCAAAAAAATCAAATGCGAAAATTCTAAATGCGAAAGTGATTTTGACTGGTCTTGGACGCAGCACACCGCTTGGCTAACCGGCAGATACGAAAATAAGGGCAATATAAAACACATAAGCGTATTTGATAACGGTGATGGTCGCGGTATGGAGCAGCCTGTGTTTAAAGAGGATAAATATTCGCGTGCGGTTGAATACAAGATAGATGAGAAAAATTTGACTGTCGAGCAAACTTGGGAATTCGGCAAAGAGCGCGGATTTGAGTTTTATAGTGCGGTTACTAGCAACACCGAGTGGCAAAAGGATAAAAAGACTTACTACATCTCAAGCTCAAACGTAAATTTGCTTCGCCCCGATAAGACTATTAAGATGGTGTTAATCGAGATCGATCCAAAGACAAACGAGATCAAATTTGAAATGGATGTAGAGTCTGCTTCAAGAGACGATGTAGCATATCGCTCTCTTGTGATAAATCCAAATATATTTGAATATTAA
- a CDS encoding NapC/NirT family cytochrome c has product MKKILLWVVIGGFLGLAASYVTYGALKATSDEKFCVVCHEMIPMAIAYRKDVHGGAGKTGIKVDCVDCHLPHDSLVNYIYTKARNGVVEGYKHFFTDDFNKTSPYWLANMKHRARYVFDDGCIKCHPNYLTNEQFSKKAIEMHEHYVSLLDTENKIGCASCHLEVGHKGLKTVLQYYSPEFKLYERKAIKEVEKLEAEYFKEK; this is encoded by the coding sequence ATGAAAAAGATTTTATTGTGGGTAGTTATCGGAGGCTTTTTGGGTCTTGCCGCTTCATACGTAACTTACGGAGCGCTAAAGGCAACTAGCGATGAGAAATTTTGCGTAGTTTGCCACGAGATGATACCTATGGCGATAGCCTATAGAAAAGATGTGCATGGCGGAGCGGGTAAGACGGGAATTAAAGTTGATTGTGTGGATTGCCATTTACCGCATGATAGCCTTGTGAATTATATCTATACTAAGGCTAGAAACGGCGTAGTAGAGGGGTATAAGCACTTTTTTACAGATGATTTTAACAAAACCAGCCCGTATTGGCTTGCCAATATGAAGCATAGAGCTAGGTATGTGTTTGATGACGGATGTATAAAGTGTCATCCGAACTACTTAACCAACGAGCAATTCTCTAAAAAAGCCATAGAGATGCACGAGCATTACGTAAGTTTGCTGGATACGGAAAATAAAATAGGTTGTGCAAGCTGCCACTTGGAAGTGGGACACAAAGGCTTAAAAACCGTGCTTCAGTATTATTCGCCTGAATTTAAGCTTTACGAAAGAAAGGCTATAAAAGAGGTTGAGAAGCTTGAAGCGGAGTATTTTAAAGAAAAATAA
- a CDS encoding cytochrome c3 family protein — MAISNLSAADGNATKVADKNLGMTKELLEKYPIKDHHSVLMFNCLNCHAEQGDDPQKFKDPGERSCLACHKNKKYMAERLAYMDLLKANPHNSVHDGPNLYCDECHREHKESINMCDECHEREVKQWMRKTP, encoded by the coding sequence ATGGCTATATCGAATTTATCGGCAGCCGACGGCAATGCAACCAAGGTTGCCGATAAAAATTTAGGAATGACGAAAGAGCTTTTAGAAAAGTATCCCATCAAGGATCATCACAGCGTGCTTATGTTTAACTGCTTAAATTGTCACGCAGAGCAAGGAGACGATCCTCAAAAATTTAAAGATCCAGGAGAGAGATCCTGTCTCGCCTGTCATAAGAACAAAAAATACATGGCAGAGCGGCTTGCTTATATGGATCTGCTAAAAGCCAATCCTCATAACTCCGTTCATGACGGTCCGAATTTATACTGCGACGAGTGCCACAGAGAGCACAAGGAGTCTATAAATATGTGCGACGAGTGTCATGAGAGGGAGGTTAAGCAGTGGATGAGGAAGACGCCATGA
- a CDS encoding flavocytochrome c, producing MQNRNLSRRDFVKISAVGAGMLALGGVNANAAMNAKDIKWDEEFDVVIIGSGFAALAAGITSAKKGNKVVLLEKMGRLGGNSVINGGIFAVPNSDLQIKAGIKDSTELFMKDSLKAGRGINHKELLEIIGQRAQDAYKLTLDCGAKYIDQITHAGGHSVPRSLQTQNGSGAGIVLPMIETFEKMEGATIKKRTKFDEFILDDKGAVIGVMARENYKFDGKLLSDDTENKSGDVKYFKAKKAVVLASGGFCRDKVYRRLQDPRITPETDSTNQPGSTAGGLLAAFRVGAYPVQPSWIQYGPWACADEPGFGVGSMFNVNGAFMFGISVNPRTGKRYMNELADRRTRSEAMFKVIYEKGEDDRNYPINFCDSRALTHMLPVHYEKALEAGLVKKFDTLDALAAEFKIPADELKKTVERYNGFVKEGKDADFGKPVDAKTTKGIDISVAPFYAVRGAPKVHHTMGGLKINTKAQVISSVTNEPIPNLYAAGEVTGGTHGASRLGSNAITDCLVFGMIAGENI from the coding sequence ATGCAAAATCGAAACTTATCCAGAAGGGATTTTGTTAAGATTAGTGCGGTAGGCGCGGGTATGCTGGCGCTAGGTGGCGTTAATGCAAATGCTGCTATGAACGCTAAAGACATTAAATGGGATGAGGAATTTGACGTTGTGATCATTGGCTCGGGCTTTGCAGCTTTGGCTGCGGGCATAACGTCTGCTAAAAAAGGCAACAAAGTAGTCTTGCTTGAAAAGATGGGTCGCCTTGGAGGAAATTCCGTTATCAACGGAGGAATTTTTGCCGTGCCTAACAGCGATTTGCAGATAAAGGCGGGCATCAAAGATAGCACCGAGCTATTTATGAAAGACTCTTTAAAAGCAGGACGCGGCATCAACCACAAAGAGCTTTTAGAGATAATCGGACAAAGAGCGCAAGATGCGTATAAATTAACACTTGACTGCGGTGCGAAATATATCGACCAAATCACTCACGCAGGCGGACACTCGGTTCCAAGAAGCTTGCAAACCCAAAACGGAAGCGGTGCGGGTATAGTGCTTCCGATGATTGAAACATTTGAAAAAATGGAAGGCGCAACTATCAAAAAAAGAACTAAATTTGATGAATTTATCTTAGATGATAAAGGCGCAGTGATCGGTGTTATGGCAAGAGAAAACTATAAATTTGACGGCAAATTATTAAGCGATGATACCGAAAATAAAAGCGGCGACGTGAAGTATTTTAAAGCTAAAAAAGCGGTTGTTTTGGCAAGCGGTGGATTTTGCCGAGATAAAGTCTATAGAAGACTTCAAGATCCAAGAATTACTCCTGAGACCGATTCTACCAACCAACCTGGCTCAACTGCGGGCGGACTTTTAGCGGCGTTTAGAGTGGGCGCATATCCTGTTCAACCAAGCTGGATACAATACGGACCGTGGGCTTGCGCTGATGAGCCTGGATTTGGCGTTGGATCTATGTTTAACGTAAACGGTGCGTTTATGTTTGGAATTTCCGTAAATCCAAGAACAGGTAAACGCTACATGAACGAGCTGGCAGATAGAAGAACCAGAAGTGAAGCGATGTTTAAAGTAATTTATGAAAAAGGCGAGGATGACAGAAACTATCCTATAAATTTCTGCGACTCAAGAGCGCTTACTCACATGCTTCCTGTGCATTACGAAAAAGCTCTTGAAGCCGGACTCGTGAAAAAATTTGACACCCTTGACGCACTTGCGGCTGAATTTAAAATCCCTGCCGATGAGCTTAAAAAGACAGTTGAGAGATATAACGGCTTTGTAAAAGAGGGCAAAGACGCAGACTTTGGAAAACCTGTAGATGCTAAAACAACAAAGGGTATAGATATCTCTGTTGCGCCATTTTATGCGGTTAGAGGGGCTCCGAAAGTTCACCACACAATGGGCGGATTAAAGATAAATACAAAAGCGCAAGTTATATCTTCTGTGACAAATGAGCCGATTCCAAATCTTTATGCAGCAGGAGAGGTTACGGGCGGTACTCACGGAGCAAGCCGCCTAGGAAGTAACGCTATTACCGATTGTTTGGTATTTGGTATGATTGCCGGAGAAAATATCTAA
- a CDS encoding flavocytochrome c, translating to MQNRNLSRRDFVKISAVGAGMLALGGVNASAAMNSKDVKWDEEFDVVIIGSGFAALAATVKASEKGYKILLVEKMGRLGGNSVINGGLAAFPHNPLQDKEGVKDSNELFLKDCLKAGLNINHKDLLETIANRAKDALALTLKCGVQYRDRLEHLGGHSVPRTYGTTNGSGSGIVLPMIEYVKKIDGVTIKTRTKFDEFILDDSGRVVGIKAREDYKFDKSLMDDDRENKSGTTKFFKASKGVILASGGFCRDVFYRQIQDPRLDKDADSTNHPGATAGGLMAALAIGAVPVQVSWLQFGPWGCADESGFGVGALFNVNASFRYGISVDPKTGKRYMNELADRKIRSDAMFIVIGKDKNYPINFCDSVAVKDILPDQLNKPLEAGILKKFDTLDALAAEYKIPAAELKKTVEQYNKYVKDGKDPDFGKPVDMIGGVTISTPPFYAMRGVPKLHHSMGGVNINTKAQVISIYNKKPIPGLYAAGEVTGGVHGASRLGSNAITDCLTFGMIAGENI from the coding sequence ATGCAAAATCGAAACTTATCCAGAAGGGATTTTGTTAAGATTAGTGCCGTAGGTGCAGGTATGCTTGCTTTAGGTGGTGTAAATGCCAGTGCTGCTATGAATAGCAAAGATGTCAAATGGGATGAAGAATTTGATGTTGTGATCATCGGTTCGGGCTTTGCTGCTCTTGCGGCTACCGTAAAAGCTTCAGAAAAAGGTTACAAGATTTTACTCGTAGAAAAGATGGGTCGTCTAGGAGGCAACTCTGTAATTAACGGAGGATTGGCCGCTTTTCCTCACAATCCTTTACAAGATAAAGAAGGGGTAAAAGACTCTAACGAGCTATTTTTAAAAGACTGCCTTAAAGCGGGATTAAATATAAATCATAAAGATTTGCTTGAAACAATAGCCAATAGAGCCAAAGATGCTTTAGCGCTTACTTTAAAATGCGGTGTGCAATATCGCGATAGACTCGAACACTTAGGCGGACACTCAGTGCCTAGGACATACGGAACTACCAACGGAAGCGGTTCGGGAATAGTTCTGCCGATGATTGAATATGTAAAAAAGATAGATGGAGTTACTATCAAAACTAGGACAAAATTTGATGAGTTTATACTTGATGATAGCGGTAGAGTTGTCGGTATAAAAGCAAGAGAAGACTATAAATTTGATAAAAGTTTAATGGATGATGATAGAGAAAATAAAAGCGGAACTACAAAATTCTTTAAGGCCAGTAAAGGCGTAATTCTTGCAAGCGGTGGATTTTGTAGAGATGTATTTTATAGACAAATTCAAGATCCAAGACTAGATAAAGATGCTGATTCTACCAACCATCCCGGTGCAACAGCCGGCGGACTTATGGCAGCACTTGCGATAGGTGCGGTACCGGTGCAAGTAAGCTGGCTACAATTTGGTCCATGGGGATGTGCGGATGAGAGTGGATTTGGCGTAGGAGCATTGTTTAACGTAAATGCAAGCTTTAGATACGGCATAAGTGTAGATCCGAAAACAGGCAAGCGCTATATGAATGAACTTGCCGATAGAAAGATAAGATCCGATGCTATGTTTATAGTTATCGGCAAAGACAAGAACTATCCTATCAACTTCTGCGACTCTGTAGCTGTTAAGGATATTTTACCGGATCAACTAAATAAACCGCTTGAAGCAGGAATTTTAAAGAAATTTGACACACTTGACGCATTGGCAGCCGAATATAAAATTCCTGCGGCCGAGCTTAAAAAGACAGTCGAACAATACAATAAGTATGTTAAAGACGGAAAAGATCCTGACTTTGGAAAGCCTGTTGATATGATTGGAGGGGTGACTATATCAACTCCGCCATTTTATGCTATGCGAGGTGTGCCAAAGCTTCACCACTCAATGGGCGGTGTGAATATAAATACAAAAGCTCAAGTTATATCAATTTATAACAAAAAACCAATTCCGGGGCTTTATGCAGCTGGCGAAGTTACAGGTGGAGTTCACGGAGCAAGCCGCCTAGGAAGTAACGCGATTACAGATTGTCTTACATTTGGAATGATAGCAGGAGAGAATATTTAG
- a CDS encoding 4-oxalocrotonate tautomerase family protein — MPFVNIKVSAPEPTKEQKKQIIAEVTDTLVRTLGKDPAAVLVMIETLEAESIGKSGLSLEDLRSKK; from the coding sequence ATGCCTTTCGTAAATATCAAAGTTTCAGCGCCTGAGCCTACCAAAGAGCAAAAAAAGCAAATTATCGCCGAAGTTACGGACACTCTAGTAAGAACGCTAGGTAAAGACCCTGCTGCGGTGCTTGTGATGATAGAAACACTTGAAGCCGAAAGTATAGGCAAAAGCGGACTTAGCTTGGAAGATTTAAGGAGTAAAAAATGA